From a region of the Dickeya poaceiphila genome:
- a CDS encoding ABC transporter permease — translation MRQQGSQLLRVWNGFFNFYGAAMLLFLVVPVLVIVPLSFNAGSFLSYPLAGFSLRWYREFFHSSEWLSSLGNSLLIAPLATVLATVLGVLASVGLVRGEFRGKSLVMAVLISPMIAPVVIVAVGMFFFFARLSLLNSYIGLVLAHAVLGVPFVVITVTAVLKNYDQNLTRAAASLGAPPLLAFRRVTLPLIAPGVFSGALFAFATSFDEVIVTLFLASPRQRTLPLQMFAGIRENLDPTIAAAATMMVAAALLLLVVMEILRRRAEKLRGGH, via the coding sequence ATGAGACAGCAGGGGTCGCAGTTGCTGCGGGTGTGGAATGGCTTCTTCAATTTTTATGGTGCGGCAATGCTGCTGTTTCTGGTGGTGCCGGTGTTGGTGATCGTGCCGTTATCGTTCAATGCCGGGTCGTTCCTCAGCTACCCGCTGGCCGGGTTTTCCCTGCGCTGGTATCGGGAATTTTTTCACTCCAGTGAATGGCTAAGTTCGCTTGGCAACAGCCTGCTGATTGCGCCGCTGGCGACGGTATTAGCGACGGTACTGGGGGTGCTGGCGTCGGTTGGGCTGGTACGCGGAGAGTTCCGCGGTAAATCGTTGGTGATGGCGGTGCTGATTTCGCCAATGATTGCCCCGGTGGTGATTGTGGCGGTCGGGATGTTCTTCTTTTTCGCCAGACTGTCATTACTGAATAGCTACATCGGACTGGTGCTGGCCCATGCCGTGCTGGGCGTGCCGTTTGTGGTGATTACCGTGACTGCGGTGCTGAAGAATTACGATCAAAACCTGACTCGCGCTGCGGCCAGTTTAGGGGCGCCGCCGCTGCTGGCATTTCGGCGGGTGACGCTGCCGTTGATCGCGCCCGGTGTATTTTCCGGCGCGTTGTTTGCGTTTGCCACGTCGTTTGATGAAGTCATTGTCACGCTGTTTCTCGCCAGTCCGCGCCAGCGCACGCTGCCGTTGCAGATGTTTGCCGGAATTCGTGAAAACCTCGACCCGACCATCGCCGCTGCTGCGACCATGATGGTGGCCGCTGCGTTATTGTTGCTGGTAGTGATGGAGATCCTGCGCCGTCGCGCGGAGAAACTGCGCGGCGGACATTGA
- a CDS encoding ABC transporter substrate-binding protein, with product MKNKSIFAALLVAASLFGAMSQAAETTPKRGGTLNFLVEPEPPVLTSLVNSGGSVIKVNAKVIEGLLNYDFDMKPIPQLATSWSVSPDGKQYTFHLRQGVKWHDGKDFTSADVAFSILTVKKYNSRGQGTFANVTEVKTPDPYTAIVELSQPAPYLISAFSANEAPIVPKHLYDGTDIRTNPYNTAPVGTGPFIFKEWVRGSHIVYERNPNYWDQPKPYVDRLVVKFIPDAATRLIAFETGGLDLGSESPVPLNELERVKKNPKLAIETGGYGYGPTQTRIEFNLDNQYLKNLKVRQAIAHSINRDVLRNVVWYGYAVNSPTPITPELAQFHDSAPSPYPFDLKKAEQLLDEAGFPRQADGIRFRLVHDYMPYGDGFKRVAEYLKSALAKVGIEVTIRSQDFATYVKRVYTDRDFAFTNHSISNLFDPTVGVQRLYWSQAFKPGVAFGNGSHYANPEVDRLLEQAAVETDPVKRVEEFRAFQRIVAQELPDINLLQLKRLTIYNTRVHNQLTDIQGTNGSLAEIWLD from the coding sequence ATGAAAAATAAATCGATTTTTGCGGCCTTGCTGGTGGCTGCATCGCTGTTTGGCGCGATGAGCCAGGCCGCGGAGACGACGCCCAAACGCGGCGGTACGCTGAATTTTCTGGTCGAGCCGGAACCGCCGGTGCTGACGTCGCTGGTTAACAGCGGCGGGTCGGTGATCAAGGTCAACGCCAAGGTGATCGAAGGGTTGCTGAACTACGACTTCGACATGAAGCCGATCCCACAACTGGCGACCAGTTGGTCGGTGAGTCCAGACGGCAAACAGTACACTTTCCATTTGCGTCAAGGCGTGAAATGGCACGACGGCAAGGATTTCACCTCCGCCGACGTGGCGTTCTCCATCCTGACGGTCAAGAAATACAATTCCCGCGGGCAGGGCACCTTTGCCAATGTCACTGAAGTGAAAACGCCGGATCCGTATACCGCCATTGTGGAGCTGTCGCAGCCCGCGCCCTATCTGATCAGCGCGTTTTCCGCCAACGAAGCGCCGATTGTCCCCAAACACCTGTATGACGGCACCGATATTCGTACTAACCCCTACAACACAGCGCCGGTAGGCACCGGGCCGTTCATCTTCAAGGAGTGGGTGCGCGGTAGCCACATTGTGTACGAGCGCAATCCCAACTATTGGGATCAGCCGAAACCGTACGTGGATCGTCTGGTGGTGAAATTCATCCCTGACGCTGCCACCCGCCTGATCGCCTTTGAAACCGGTGGGCTGGATCTGGGCAGTGAGTCGCCGGTGCCGCTCAATGAGCTGGAACGCGTCAAGAAAAACCCCAAGCTGGCGATTGAAACCGGTGGTTACGGCTACGGCCCGACTCAGACCCGCATTGAGTTCAATCTGGACAATCAGTACCTGAAAAACCTGAAGGTACGACAGGCTATCGCCCACAGTATCAACCGCGACGTGCTGCGCAACGTGGTGTGGTACGGCTATGCCGTCAATTCGCCGACGCCGATTACCCCAGAGCTGGCGCAGTTCCACGACAGCGCGCCGTCGCCATATCCGTTCGATCTGAAGAAAGCCGAACAACTGTTGGATGAGGCCGGGTTTCCGCGTCAGGCCGACGGCATTCGTTTCCGTCTGGTACATGACTACATGCCGTACGGTGATGGCTTCAAGCGCGTGGCGGAATACCTGAAATCCGCGCTGGCTAAGGTGGGGATCGAGGTCACCATCCGGTCGCAGGATTTCGCTACCTACGTCAAGCGTGTGTATACCGATCGGGATTTCGCGTTCACCAACCACTCCATCTCCAACCTGTTTGACCCGACAGTCGGCGTGCAACGACTGTACTGGTCGCAAGCCTTCAAACCGGGTGTGGCGTTCGGCAACGGTTCACATTACGCCAACCCGGAGGTGGACAGGTTGCTGGAACAGGCGGCAGTAGAAACCGACCCGGTCAAACGCGTAGAGGAATTCCGTGCCTTCCAGCGCATCGTGGCGCAGGAACTGCCGGACATCAACCTGTTGCAGCTTAAACGCCTGACTATCTACAACACACGTGTTCATAACCAACTGACCGATATTCAGGGCACCAACGGCAGCCTGGCGGAAATCTGGCTGGATTAA
- a CDS encoding ABC transporter permease: protein MRNSERIRQVLWRTLLHAVPVAIGIVIAVFFLLQLVPGDAADVLAAEAGSASAETTAQIRQQFGLDLPVLHQLYNYLSNLAHFSLGFSPRYNAPVAELILSRLPQTLFLMLTSQLVAIVVGIALGVVMAVWAGKWPDRLLSLLALLLYSTPGFWIGLMALILFSVRLDWLPGGGNATIGADLSGWAYLRDLLLHAVLPVGALSSFFIAIYARLTRAAMLEIDRQDFVRTAHAKGLSPWRVTLRHILRCALLPVTTVAGMHIGNLLGGAAVVETVFSWPGLGRLALEAVMARDFNVLLGVLLLSAFLVIVTNILVDVLQSWLDPRIKAN, encoded by the coding sequence ATGAGAAATAGTGAACGCATCCGGCAGGTGCTGTGGCGTACGTTGCTTCATGCGGTTCCGGTGGCCATCGGTATCGTGATCGCCGTGTTCTTTTTGCTGCAACTGGTGCCGGGTGATGCGGCGGACGTACTGGCCGCCGAAGCAGGCAGTGCCAGCGCCGAAACTACCGCGCAGATACGCCAGCAGTTCGGGCTTGATCTACCGGTGCTTCATCAACTGTACAACTATCTGTCCAACCTGGCGCACTTCAGTCTGGGGTTTTCGCCGCGCTACAACGCGCCGGTGGCAGAATTGATCTTGTCCCGCCTGCCGCAGACGCTGTTTCTGATGCTGACCTCGCAGCTGGTGGCGATTGTGGTGGGGATTGCTCTGGGCGTCGTGATGGCGGTATGGGCGGGTAAATGGCCGGATCGGCTGCTGTCGCTGCTGGCGTTGTTGCTCTATTCCACGCCGGGGTTTTGGATTGGACTGATGGCGCTGATTCTGTTCTCGGTCCGGCTTGACTGGTTGCCGGGCGGCGGCAACGCCACCATTGGCGCAGATCTGAGCGGCTGGGCTTATCTTCGCGATCTGCTGCTGCACGCGGTGTTGCCGGTCGGTGCCTTGAGCAGTTTCTTTATCGCCATTTACGCCCGGCTGACGCGTGCGGCGATGCTCGAAATCGACCGTCAGGATTTCGTACGCACCGCCCATGCCAAGGGGCTGAGCCCGTGGCGAGTGACGCTACGCCATATTCTGCGTTGCGCGCTGTTGCCGGTGACCACGGTCGCCGGGATGCATATCGGCAATCTGCTGGGCGGCGCGGCGGTGGTGGAAACCGTATTCAGCTGGCCGGGGCTTGGCCGACTGGCTCTGGAGGCGGTGATGGCGCGTGATTTCAACGTGCTGCTGGGGGTGTTGCTGCTGTCAGCGTTTCTGGTGATCGTCACCAATATTCTGGTCGACGTACTGCAAAGCTGGCTGGACCCCCGAATCAAGGCGAACTGA